From the Manihot esculenta cultivar AM560-2 chromosome 3, M.esculenta_v8, whole genome shotgun sequence genome, one window contains:
- the LOC110610835 gene encoding ER lumen protein-retaining receptor isoform X2 yields the protein MNLFRFAGDMTHLVSVLVLLLKIHTIKSCAGISLKTQELYALVFVTRYLDIFTSFISFYNTVMKLIFLGSSFSIVWYIRRHRLVRKSYDKDQDTFRHYFLVLPCLILALLIHEKFTFTEIMWTFSLYLEAVAILPQLVLLQRTRNIDNLTGQYVFLLGAYRALYILNWTYRYFTEEHYVHWITWISGIVQTLLYADFFYYYFRSWKNNVKLELPA from the exons ATGAATTTGTTCAGATTCGCTGGGGACATGACCCATTTGGTCAGTGTTCTTGTTTTGCTCCTCAAGATCCACACCATCAAATCCTGTGCTG GGATTTCTTTGAAGACTCAGGAACTGTATGCCCTTGTATTTGTAACTCGCTACTTGGATATATTTACCAGTTTCATATCATTTTATAATACCGTGATGAAGTTAATATTCCTCGGAAGCTCTTTCTCTATTGTTTGGTACATACGACGACACAGGCTGGTTCGAAAATCCTATGACAAGGACCAAGACACATTTCGCCATTATTTTCTTGTGTTGCCCTGCCTAATTTTGGCCTTATTAATTCATGAAAAGTTTACCTTCACAGAG ATAATGTGGACGTTTTCCTTGTATCTGGAAGCTGTTGCAATACTTCCTCAGCTTGTTTTGCTGCAAAGAACAAGAAACATTGACAACTTGACAGGACAATATGTCTTTCTCCTTGG GGCATATAGAGCACTCTACATATTAAACTGGACTTATCGCTACTTTACTGAGGAACACTATGTCCACTGGATAA CTTGGATATCAGGAATTGTCCAGACATTACTATATGCTGATTTCTTCTATTATTACTTCCGAAG CTGGAAGAACAATGTGAAGCTTGAGTTACCCGCTTGA
- the LOC110610835 gene encoding ER lumen protein-retaining receptor isoform X1 — MNLFRFAGDMTHLVSVLVLLLKIHTIKSCAGISLKTQELYALVFVTRYLDIFTSFISFYNTVMKLIFLGSSFSIVWYIRRHRLVRKSYDKDQDTFRHYFLVLPCLILALLIHEKFTFTEIMWTFSLYLEAVAILPQLVLLQRTRNIDNLTGQYVFLLGAYRALYILNWTYRYFTEEHYVHWISVSCFSLASLTPSPGVFLNFIIYLLLQLGYQELSRHYYMLISSIITSEAGRTM, encoded by the exons ATGAATTTGTTCAGATTCGCTGGGGACATGACCCATTTGGTCAGTGTTCTTGTTTTGCTCCTCAAGATCCACACCATCAAATCCTGTGCTG GGATTTCTTTGAAGACTCAGGAACTGTATGCCCTTGTATTTGTAACTCGCTACTTGGATATATTTACCAGTTTCATATCATTTTATAATACCGTGATGAAGTTAATATTCCTCGGAAGCTCTTTCTCTATTGTTTGGTACATACGACGACACAGGCTGGTTCGAAAATCCTATGACAAGGACCAAGACACATTTCGCCATTATTTTCTTGTGTTGCCCTGCCTAATTTTGGCCTTATTAATTCATGAAAAGTTTACCTTCACAGAG ATAATGTGGACGTTTTCCTTGTATCTGGAAGCTGTTGCAATACTTCCTCAGCTTGTTTTGCTGCAAAGAACAAGAAACATTGACAACTTGACAGGACAATATGTCTTTCTCCTTGG GGCATATAGAGCACTCTACATATTAAACTGGACTTATCGCTACTTTACTGAGGAACACTATGTCCACTGGATAAGTGTGTCTTGCTTCTCCCTTGCCTCCCTCACACCCTCCCCTGGTGTATTTTTGAATTTCATAATTTATCTTCTCTTGCAGCTTGGATATCAGGAATTGTCCAGACATTACTATATGCTGATTTCTTCTATTATTACTTCCGAAG CTGGAAGAACAATGTGA